One region of Deltaproteobacteria bacterium genomic DNA includes:
- a CDS encoding integration host factor subunit alpha: MTLTKANIAEAIRKKLDHNRFQAAVLVDSIFEIMKETLESGEEVLISGFGKFSVRAKRERRGRNPQTGEQIMIAPRKVVTFKCASVLRDKLNGRR, translated from the coding sequence ATGACACTTACCAAGGCGAATATTGCAGAGGCTATTAGGAAGAAGCTTGATCACAACAGGTTTCAGGCTGCTGTACTGGTTGATTCAATATTTGAGATCATGAAAGAAACACTGGAGAGCGGGGAAGAAGTGCTCATAAGTGGATTCGGTAAGTTTTCTGTGCGGGCGAAAAGAGAAAGAAGAGGAAGAAACCCGCAAACAGGGGAACAGATTATGATTGCACCGAGAAAGGTCGTTACCTTTAAATGCGCCTCGGTGTTGAGGGACAAGTTAAACGGCA